The Cellulomonas flavigena DSM 20109 DNA segment TCGGTCCCGGCACGGATCGGTCAATCCCTCCGGTGCTCTCGGGTGGCTCGTCCGTCCGCGTGGCATGCCGGCGACCAGGGGTCATTGTTCATGCCCGGGTGTGGCGCACCGGTGCAACGTGCGCCCCGAGTCCCAGCGACGTCAGCAGAAGAGGCTGGGACGAGGCCGGACACACGACGGACGCATCCCTCGGACTCGCCCCGTCAGTGACGGGCGGTCCGAGGGATGCGTCCGCTGCTCGTCAGAGCTGCGCCAGGAGGGTCTCCATGGTGCTGATCTCGGCGGTCTGGTCGTCGACGATCTTCTGAGCGAGCTCCAGCGCGTCAGGGTTGTCCCCGTCCGCCTGCTCGGTCTCGGCCATCTCGATGGCGCCCCGGTGGTGGTCGATCATGAGCTCGAGGAACCGCGTGTCGAACTCGGTGCCGGACAACGAGCTGAGCTCGGACATGACGTCTTCGTGGTTCATGCCCTCCATGTCCATGCCGCCATGGTCCATCCCGTCCATGCCGTCCATCCCGTCGGCGACAGGCTCCTCGCCCCACGACTCGAGCCATCCGGCCATCAGCTCGATCTCCGGACCCTGCGCTGCCGCGATGCGCTCACCGAGATCCTGGACCTCCGGCGTCGCGGCCTTCCCCGCCGCGAGCTGCGCCATCTCGATCGCGCCGTCGTGGTGCACGATCATCATCTGCGCGAACGTCGTGTCGGAGTCGTTGTGCGTGGACTCGCCGGCCGACGCCTCGGCGTTGGCCACCGTCTTCTGACCTGTGGGGCTCGGGTCTGCACCGTTCCCGGTCGAGCAGGCCGCGATGCTGAGAGTCAGTGCGGCGGCCGCAACGGTGGCGACGATCTGGCGTCGTGCGCGGTTCTTCATGGGTCTCCTGGTGGATGGGTGGTGCGGTAGCCCGGTGTGGGGTGAGACCTAGGCTGCGTGTGTGCTCGTGCAGCAGGCTCCCGGAGCTTCCTGCACGGCCTTCGACGCACCGCCGCAGCAGCCGTCGGTCGTGGTGTCAGCGGTAGGCGAGGTCGTCGTGACGTCGGCAGGTGTCGTGTCCTTGCAGCAGGTCATGGTGAAGCTCCGTTTCCGGTAGGGGTGATGCGTGTCGGTGAAGGGGGTTCGCAGCGTCAGAGTCGGCTCGTGACCTCCTTCAGCAGGTCGGCGGGGTCGAGCCACATGGACGGGTAGTCCCCGAACCAGGTCTGTGTGCCATCGGGGTCGATGAGGACGAAGCCGTGGCCCGGCAAGCCCTCGTGCATCCCTGTCCCCAGGACGCCGTAGGCCTC contains these protein-coding regions:
- a CDS encoding DUF305 domain-containing protein — protein: MKNRARRQIVATVAAAALTLSIAACSTGNGADPSPTGQKTVANAEASAGESTHNDSDTTFAQMMIVHHDGAIEMAQLAAGKAATPEVQDLGERIAAAQGPEIELMAGWLESWGEEPVADGMDGMDGMDHGGMDMEGMNHEDVMSELSSLSGTEFDTRFLELMIDHHRGAIEMAETEQADGDNPDALELAQKIVDDQTAEISTMETLLAQL